The following nucleotide sequence is from Catillopecten margaritatus gill symbiont.
TGATGGCGTGATTTATACGCCTGATTTAACCTCAGCATTGGCAGGTATCACCCGTGATACGATTTTTGAATTAGCAACCGATTTAGGTTATAAGGTAGTTGAAAAACGCATCACTCGTGATGAAGTATATTGTGCAGATGAGGCATTTTTTACCGGCACAGCGGCAGAAGTGACGCCAATCCGTGAGTTAGATAATCGCACCATCGGTAGTGGCACACGAGGTCCAATCACAGAAAAATTACAAACTTTATATTTTGATTGCGTACATGGTCGCAACGACCAATATCAACGCTGGATTGCCAAAGGAGGTTGCTAATGACGACAGGTATCGATGATTTTCAACAGAAAAATGTGAGCTTTAGTGTGGTAGAAAAGAAAAATTTACCCGCACATTGTCCACCCGTTGATGCACAAAAATGGAGTATGCACCCTAAGGTGTTTATGCAGTTTGATGATGAAGGTAAGGCAACTTGCCCATACTGTGGCTCTAAATATCAACTGGTAGATTAACTACTAGCTGCGCTAAAGCTTTATGACAAAGCAAGTTCAAAATGTTATTTTAGTTGGGCCAATGGGTTCAGGAAAAACATCGGTTGGTCGCCGGCTGTCTTGCGTACTCAAACGCGATTTTTTTGACACTGATTTTGAAATTGTTGCACGCACTGGCGTGGCAATTGACTATATTTTTGATGTGGAAGATGAAGAAGGATTTCGTCAGCGTGAAACACAAATGCTCAAAGACTTGTGTGAAATCCCTAACATTGTGATTGCCACAGGTGGCGGTATTGTCATCA
It contains:
- the aroK gene encoding Shikimate kinase 1, with amino-acid sequence MTKQVQNVILVGPMGSGKTSVGRRLSCVLKRDFFDTDFEIVARTGVAIDYIFDVEDEEGFRQRETQMLKDLCEIPNIVIATGGGIVIKEENRALLKCNSFVVYLSSSVEQLVKRTAKSKSRPLLEQSNDREKTLRDLLTAREGFYQEVADLVVDTTGKKLYSIINEIKKAASK